One Sphingomonas limnosediminicola DNA segment encodes these proteins:
- a CDS encoding agmatine deiminase family protein — translation MTLLPLPEWAPHEAVWIGFPSDPELWLGDLKEAEREVAAFAKAVHANGKGETVRLVAAHEGAAEAAARLAPFAEVIVEPFGDIWLRDTGPVIVGSGKQRRAQGFGFNGWGGKYDLDGDGDVGERLAGRASMPFAKADWVLEGGAIDGDGSGTVVTTEQCLLNPNRNSLSREEVEERLLRDLGFERVIWLGDGLMNDHTDGHVDNLARFVAPGRIAIPTSAKDDPNDAVYRDAARRLRSTKLDVVTLPSPGGVFGEDGDIVPASYMNFYIGNAAVVVPQYGAPNDRNAVDVVQALFPGRVAIGLRADHILTGGGSFHCISQQVPA, via the coding sequence ATGACGTTGCTTCCGCTTCCGGAATGGGCGCCGCACGAAGCGGTGTGGATCGGTTTCCCGAGCGATCCCGAACTGTGGCTCGGCGACCTGAAGGAAGCTGAACGCGAAGTGGCGGCGTTCGCGAAAGCCGTTCACGCCAACGGCAAGGGCGAGACGGTGCGGCTGGTCGCCGCGCACGAAGGCGCTGCCGAGGCAGCGGCGAGACTGGCACCGTTCGCCGAAGTCATCGTTGAACCGTTTGGCGACATCTGGCTGCGCGACACCGGGCCAGTAATCGTCGGTTCCGGCAAGCAGCGCCGCGCACAAGGCTTCGGCTTCAACGGCTGGGGCGGCAAATACGATCTCGACGGTGACGGCGATGTCGGAGAGCGGCTCGCGGGGCGCGCTTCGATGCCGTTCGCCAAGGCTGATTGGGTTCTCGAAGGCGGCGCCATCGACGGCGACGGATCGGGCACCGTCGTTACGACCGAGCAGTGTCTCCTCAACCCGAACCGGAACAGTCTGTCGCGTGAGGAGGTCGAAGAGCGGCTGTTACGCGACCTAGGGTTCGAGCGCGTGATCTGGCTGGGCGACGGGTTGATGAACGACCATACCGACGGGCATGTCGACAATCTGGCGCGCTTCGTGGCGCCCGGGCGCATCGCCATTCCGACCTCGGCCAAGGACGACCCGAACGACGCGGTCTATCGCGACGCGGCTCGGCGGCTCCGTTCGACCAAGCTCGACGTCGTCACCCTGCCCTCGCCCGGCGGCGTCTTCGGCGAAGACGGGGACATCGTCCCCGCGAGCTACATGAACTTCTACATCGGCAATGCCGCGGTCGTCGTGCCGCAATATGGCGCGCCGAACGACCGCAACGCCGTCGATGTCGTCCAGGCGCTGTTCCCGGGCCGCGTTGCAATCGGCCTTCGCGCCGACCACATCCTGACCGGGGGCGGAAGCTTCCACTGCATCTCCCAACAGGTTCCCGCATGA
- the aguB gene encoding N-carbamoylputrescine amidase, whose amino-acid sequence MTKLTVAALQLAFSGDTDANIRAVGELVREAAGKGAEVVLPPELFDGPYFCRVEDESLFATARPTSEHPSVLAMQKLAEELKIWIPTSFFELDGPHHYNSLAMIGPDGKIAGVYRKSHIPDGPGYEEKFYFRPGNTGFKVWNGPHRSTLGVGVCWDQWYPETARAMMLMGADILFYPTAIGTEPHDPDLDTSRLWRRAMIGHAVSNVVPVVAANRIGIEHGQRFYGHSFICDERGDIQAEFGANETGVLVATLDLAQAKKHRAAFGFFRDRRPELYGRLTQDI is encoded by the coding sequence ATGACCAAGCTCACCGTTGCCGCGCTTCAGCTCGCCTTCTCAGGCGACACCGACGCGAACATCCGCGCAGTGGGCGAGCTCGTGCGTGAGGCAGCCGGCAAGGGCGCCGAGGTCGTGCTCCCGCCCGAACTGTTCGATGGCCCCTATTTCTGCCGTGTCGAGGACGAGAGCCTGTTCGCGACCGCGCGCCCGACTTCCGAGCATCCGTCCGTCCTCGCCATGCAGAAGCTGGCGGAGGAGCTGAAGATCTGGATCCCGACGAGCTTCTTCGAGCTCGACGGCCCGCATCATTACAACAGCCTCGCGATGATCGGACCAGATGGGAAGATCGCCGGCGTCTATCGCAAGAGTCACATCCCCGACGGGCCGGGCTACGAAGAGAAGTTCTACTTTCGCCCCGGCAATACGGGCTTCAAGGTCTGGAATGGTCCGCATCGATCGACGCTCGGCGTGGGCGTATGCTGGGACCAATGGTATCCGGAAACCGCGCGGGCGATGATGCTGATGGGGGCGGACATCCTCTTCTACCCGACTGCCATCGGCACTGAGCCGCACGATCCCGACCTCGACACGTCACGCTTGTGGCGGCGCGCCATGATCGGCCATGCGGTCTCAAATGTAGTCCCCGTCGTCGCCGCCAACCGTATCGGCATCGAACACGGCCAGCGTTTCTACGGCCACAGCTTCATCTGCGATGAGCGCGGCGACATCCAGGCGGAGTTCGGCGCGAACGAGACCGGCGTTTTGGTGGCGACACTAGACCTTGCGCAGGCCAAGAAGCACCGCGCCGCCTTCGGCTTTTTCCGTGATCGCCGGCCCGAGCTTTACGGGCGGCTCACCCAGGACATCTGA
- a CDS encoding uracil-DNA glycosylase produces the protein MRIATPAELSPVPEAEAPRDCPLCPRLVAFREECRIEFPQWWNAPVPAFGDRDAWLAIVGLAPGKHGANRTGRPFTGDFAGELLYATLLKFGLANGTYGADPGDGLQLDGAVILNAVKCLPPANKPEPREIATCRSYFEVALGALPSVRVVIALGQIAHVAAARAMGLKPAATKFGHGAEATAADGRILLSSYHCSRYNQNTGRLDAKKFESVFERALALRCPG, from the coding sequence ATGAGGATCGCTACCCCAGCCGAGCTTTCGCCCGTGCCCGAGGCAGAGGCACCGCGGGATTGCCCCTTGTGCCCGCGGCTTGTCGCGTTTCGCGAGGAATGCCGGATCGAGTTTCCGCAATGGTGGAACGCGCCGGTGCCCGCGTTCGGCGACCGCGACGCCTGGCTTGCGATCGTCGGACTGGCGCCCGGCAAGCACGGGGCCAATCGCACGGGTAGACCCTTCACCGGGGATTTCGCCGGCGAGCTGCTTTATGCGACGCTGCTGAAATTCGGGCTCGCTAACGGCACCTACGGCGCCGATCCGGGCGACGGCTTGCAGCTCGACGGGGCGGTCATCCTCAACGCCGTCAAATGCCTGCCGCCCGCGAACAAGCCGGAACCGCGCGAGATCGCGACGTGCCGGAGCTATTTCGAAGTCGCGCTCGGCGCCTTGCCCAGTGTCCGCGTGGTCATCGCGCTGGGCCAGATCGCGCATGTCGCCGCAGCGCGCGCGATGGGCCTGAAGCCGGCCGCCACCAAGTTCGGCCATGGGGCGGAGGCGACTGCGGCGGACGGCCGTATCCTGCTCTCAAGCTATCACTGCTCGCGGTACAATCAGAATACGGGCCGGCTTGATGCGAAGAAGTTCGAGAGCGTATTCGAACGCGCGCTCGCCCTCAGATGTCCTGGGTGA
- the folK gene encoding 2-amino-4-hydroxy-6-hydroxymethyldihydropteridine diphosphokinase has protein sequence MAGATHLYAIAIGSNRAHGRFGRPQGVVEAAIARLDEEFGLFDASPIILNAAHGPAGRDFANAVALVESDDSPLDVLRKLKGMERDFGRRGGMRWGPRVLDLDLVLWSGGRFRSRQLNVPHAQLVRRSFVLQPLAAIAPGWRIKGSLTARHLAERLARRAPRR, from the coding sequence GTGGCAGGCGCAACGCACCTCTATGCGATCGCAATCGGGTCGAACCGCGCCCACGGCCGGTTCGGACGCCCGCAAGGCGTCGTCGAAGCCGCGATCGCGCGTCTAGACGAGGAATTCGGCCTGTTCGACGCCTCACCGATCATCCTCAACGCCGCGCATGGCCCAGCCGGACGCGATTTCGCCAATGCGGTGGCGCTGGTCGAAAGCGATGACAGCCCGCTGGACGTGCTCCGCAAGCTCAAGGGGATGGAGCGCGACTTCGGCCGGCGAGGCGGCATGCGGTGGGGACCTCGCGTTCTCGACCTCGATCTCGTGCTGTGGAGTGGCGGCCGCTTTCGTTCCCGCCAGCTGAACGTGCCTCATGCGCAACTCGTCAGGCGCAGCTTCGTCCTTCAGCCGCTCGCGGCGATCGCGCCCGGCTGGCGGATCAAAGGCAGTCTAACTGCCAGACATCTCGCAGAGCGCCTTGCCCGCCGCGCGCCTAGGCGGTAA